A region of the Rhizobium binae genome:
CGGCACCACCTCTGCCCCTCCATCCGCAGCACCACTTCTCCTCCGTCCATCCGGCACCGCCGATTTGCAGGCAGGAAAGCGCGTCGCGTCCCCCCGCCCATCGCGCTATCATCAACGATATGGCCACCGATGGCGCGTTTCGCCTGTCGTTCGGCGCAGATGAGGTTGTCTTGCCGGGGCGGTCGCTTCACCATGACGGCGACTTCAGCTCCGGAAACAGGCAGGCAGGTAATGACAGATATCGCGCAGATGCAGGAACAGCGATCGATCGCCCTTCGACAGACCGCCTCGGGTGCGCCGGAGCTCCCGTCCAACCCGTTCTTCGGGGTCGGGCCGATCACCGATGCGACGACCGACGAGGTGGATAGCCGCCTGCGGCGCATCGCCTTCGACGCCTGGATCGAGAAGACCTATCGCAAGTTCGACGATCGGGGCAACGATATCGGCGGCTTCACCACGGCCGAGATTTCCCGCAGCATGCATCGCGGCTATCCGGCCGACAAGATCCTGACCGACATGATGCGGGCGATCCATCGCTATTTCGGCTTCCCCAGGGAGAACCGCATGGCGGTCGGGCTTGGCGGCGGCCATAGCGGCTTCACCGTCTGCATCCAGCACCTGATGAATGCCAACGACGCCGGCCAGCGCCTCTATGTCGATACGCCGCGGCCGGAGAGCGATCCGTCGAGGGCGGCCGGCTTCTTCCGCCAGTCCTGGGCGACGCAGTTGATCGAGATGCAGCGCTTCGCCGAAAAGGGCTGCGAGAGCCGCATTCATTTCGCCGCCTCCGAGGGGGTGATCCCGACGGCGGCCGAACTGTCCAGCCTCGGCGTTTCGATCTTCGTCGGCGTCGGCCACGAGACGACGGGGGCGAATGCCTATACCAGCGGCGAGATCCGCGAACTGCTGACCTGGCTCGACGGCGATCCGGCCAACCGCCATGCGGTGTTCGATGCCACCTCGATGCTCGGCGCCATGCCCTGGGAGCCTGAACTGGTCAGCGCCGTCATGGCGAAATGCTGCCTGTTCATGCCGTTCCAGAAGGCGATCGGCGGCATCTCCGGCTATTTCGTCGCCTCCTTCACGCCGCATGCCCTGGCGCTGATCGAGAAGAACCAGCAGGATCCGGCCTGGGCGATCCCGCGCCAGCTGAAGATCGCCCCGCCGATCGATCCGCGCCAGCCATTTTCGGCCAAGCGCTCCGTCGATGCCGGGCCGTTCTACGATGCCGCGGAAGACCGCATGCTCGGCGGCGTCATCAACACCTACAGCGCGCTCGCCTTTGCCGAGACCACCTTCGGCCTGCTGCAGTCGGAAGCCCGGGTCGGCTCGGTCGTCGATCTCAACCGCCGCTCCGCCGCCAACCGCGCGGTGGTCGACGAATGGGTCAAGTCGCACCCGCTGCTGTCCTTGACCGTCACCGATGCCGAGCGGCGTGGTGCGGCGGTGACGCTGCTGAAGGTCGAGGACGCCGATATCACCGATGCCGGCATCCACGCCCGCATCATCGCCCGCTCCAAGCAGCTGCTCGGTTATGAGGGCATCACCCATCCGAACGGCGAATACGAGCCCGGCCTCGATGCCGCCCACTACGTCAATGCCTTCCCCGGCACGCCGGGCGATTACCGCGCCTGGGTCGGCGGCATCCGCGAGCCCGAAGATGTCGTCGCCCTGTTGGAAAACCTGCAATATGCCTATCTGCGCGCCAAGATCGTCGTGCTCGAGGAAGAACTCGCCAAACACGGCGTGACCTTCGAGGCGCCGGTCAAGGCCGATGGCGCTGTGCGCAAGGACGATCCGACCCGCGCCTACACGGTGCTGATCGCCGATCTGGTGGGCTTACGCTTCGGCGCCGACGGCGAGCCTGATTACAG
Encoded here:
- a CDS encoding NAD(P)-dependent oxidoreductase, giving the protein MTDIAQMQEQRSIALRQTASGAPELPSNPFFGVGPITDATTDEVDSRLRRIAFDAWIEKTYRKFDDRGNDIGGFTTAEISRSMHRGYPADKILTDMMRAIHRYFGFPRENRMAVGLGGGHSGFTVCIQHLMNANDAGQRLYVDTPRPESDPSRAAGFFRQSWATQLIEMQRFAEKGCESRIHFAASEGVIPTAAELSSLGVSIFVGVGHETTGANAYTSGEIRELLTWLDGDPANRHAVFDATSMLGAMPWEPELVSAVMAKCCLFMPFQKAIGGISGYFVASFTPHALALIEKNQQDPAWAIPRQLKIAPPIDPRQPFSAKRSVDAGPFYDAAEDRMLGGVINTYSALAFAETTFGLLQSEARVGSVVDLNRRSAANRAVVDEWVKSHPLLSLTVTDAERRGAAVTLLKVEDADITDAGIHARIIARSKQLLGYEGITHPNGEYEPGLDAAHYVNAFPGTPGDYRAWVGGIREPEDVVALLENLQYAYLRAKIVVLEEELAKHGVTFEAPVKADGAVRKDDPTRAYTVLIADLVGLRFGADGEPDYSEVKAYIEEKGGVFHLGPLGDRESLEKDRIHFFYLPNLSTEAEILPQTDKGQYDALIAAATFIPKASVFPLGGVRIGAGTANMGSASWGGGNGEGGDAPLMNTPGINSRATAQMVMKAILKVVPDLPVDRLHRMVAGGDFDTGRQLRDFPTAKLEGRKLAVLGYGNIGREVAKLAKAFGMTVAIYARAHHKRWIEAEGFTYAASPVEAASGADVLSVHIGLGRLDASTGVYSNAGTVDATVLSAMKDGAVLVNYDRGEVVDTDALDAALSTGKIAHAAIDADLFRDAATGALSGPMLPYLPLEQRHKGKLELLPHAAADTDHPSRVTGAKQAVDQIFDVIRFKSVVNLKGDLPEGYVSAGSRTPAGIGKVTKQAVAEAGGKAELLEELREVSEKIAAISGALSAVSDPGHRGRIVERYTALLVENVDRQRALLDELGLYGPAEG